Proteins encoded by one window of Chaetodon trifascialis isolate fChaTrf1 chromosome 15, fChaTrf1.hap1, whole genome shotgun sequence:
- the LOC139343459 gene encoding mitochondrial glycine transporter A-like, which translates to MAMELSLAHPAIKAFMCGSFSGTCSTLLFQPLDLVKTRLQTLQSSVQPGSSRVGMVTVLLNVVRTERLLGLWKGMSPSFARTIPGVGIYFSTYFSLKQHFFQDTSPGAIEAVLLGGSARMVAGVFMLPVTVIKTRFECGRYSYGSVTGALRSVCQTEGPAALFSGLMATLLRDVPFSGIYVMFYSQTKASLPKEISTSASAPLANFSCGILAGVSASLITQPADVVKTHVQVNPQLRTAEAIQYIYMEHGLQGFFRGAVPRALRRTMMAAMAWTVYEQMMARVGLKS; encoded by the exons ATGGCTATGGAACTGTCACTG gCTCACCCAGCTATCAAAGCCTTCATGTGTGGCTCCTTCAGCGGCACATGCTCCACGCTGCTATTCCAACCTCTCGACCTGGTCAAGACCCGTCTGCAGACTTTGCAGAGCAGCGTGCAGCCTGG ATCAAGCAGAGTGGGGATGGTGACCGTGCTGCTGAATGTGGTGCggacagagaggctgctgggacTGTGGAAAGGAATGTCACCG TCCTTTGCTCGGACCATCCCAGGTGTGGGGATCTACTTCAGCACCTACTTCTCCCTAAAGCAGCACTTCTTCCAGGACACAAGCCCAGGGGCCATAGAGGCCGTACTGCTGGGAGGCAGTGCCCGGATGGTGGCAGGGGTCTTCATGCTGCCGGTCACTGTCATCAAGACACGCTTTGAa TGTGGCAGGTACAGTTATGGGAGCGTGACGGGGGCTCTGCGCAGCGTGTGTCAGACCGAaggtcctgctgctctgttctctGGCCTCATGGCCACTCTCCTCAGAGATGTTCCGTTTTCTGGTATCTACGTCATGTTCTACAGCCAGACCAAGGCCTCATTGCCAAAAG AAATCAGCACATCTGCGTCCGCCCCATTGGCTAACTTCAGCTGTGGGATCCTGGCGGGTGTATCAGCCTCCCTGATCACTCAGCCCGCTGATGTGGTTAAAACACACGTCCAGGTGAATCCAcagctgaggacagcagaggctATCCAATACATCTATATG GAACATGGACTCCAGGGGTTCTTCAGAGGGGCAGTTCCACGGGCTCTGAGGAGGACTATGATGGCTGCCATGGCGTGGACAGTGTACGAGCAAATGATGGCTCGTGTAGGACTGAAGTCCTGA
- the rpsa gene encoding small ribosomal subunit protein uS2 codes for MSGSLDVLQMKEEDVLKFLAAGTHLGGTNLDFQMDQYVYKRKSDGVYIINLKKTWEKLLLAARAIVAIENPADVCVISSRNTGQRAVLKFASATGATTFHGRFTPGTFTNQIQAAFREPRLLIVTDPRADHQPLTEASYVNIPTIALCNTDSPLRYVDIAIPCNNKGHHSVGLMWWMLAREVLRMRGTISREHPWEVMPDLYFYRDPEEIEKEEQAAAEKAVGKEEFQGEWSAPAAEFTQPEVADWSEGVAVPSVPIQQFPAAAPAVKTEDWSSQPATEDWSNAPTAQASDWGGATSDWS; via the exons ATGTCCGGAAGTCTGGATGTCCTtcagatgaaggaggaggatgtgCTGAAGTTCCTGGCTGCAGGAACCCATCTGGGAGGCACCAACTTGGACTTCCAGATGGATCAGTATGTGTACAAGAGAAAAAGTGACG GTGTGTACATCATTAACCTAAAGAAGACCTGGGAGAAGCTGCTCCTGGCAGCCAGGGCCATTGTTGCCATTGAAAAcccagctgatgtgtgtgtcatCTCTTCCAGGAACACTGGACAG AGAGCCGTGCTGAAGTTCGCCTCTGCCACCGGTGCCACCACCTTCCATGGTCGGTTCACCCCTGGTACATTCACCAATCAGATCCAGGCAGCCTTCAGGGAGCCCCGCCTCCTGATTGTGACAGACCCTCGTGCTGACCATCAGCCACTGACTGAGGCTTCCTATGTCAACATCCCTACCATTGCCCTGTGCAACACTGACTCCCCACTGAGATACGTGGACATTGCCATCCCCTGTAACAACAAG GGTCACCACTCTGTGGGTCTGATGTGGTGGATGTTGGCAAGGGAGGTCCTCAGGATGAGGGGAACCATCTCCAGGGAGCACCCATGGGAGGTCATGCCTGATCTGTACTTCTACAGGGACCCTGAAGAG attgagaaggaggagcaggctgcagctgagaaGGCTGTCGGAAAGGAGGAGTTCCAGGGTGAATGGAGCGCCCCTGCAGCTGAGTTCACCCAGCCTGAGGTGGCTGACTGGTCTGAAGGTGTTGCTGTGCCATCTGTGCCCATCCAGCAGTTccctgcag CCGCACCAGCTGTGAAGACAG AGGATTGGAGTTCTCAGCCTGCCACAGAGGACTGGTCCAATGCCCCCACTGCCCAGGCATCTGACTGGGGTGGTGCCACTTCTGATTGGTCTTAA